From Halalkalicoccus sp. CG83, one genomic window encodes:
- a CDS encoding homing endonuclease associated repeat-containing protein, whose translation MPERIPDDELLRELQQLAHKLGTTPKVQDMRDHGAFTAKTYQKRFGSWTDALAAAGFEPNKRGPAKIPADALAEELQQLADELGTTPTKTDMADHGRFSAKVYQERFDSWNNAIMAAGLSVNSQQPAELAADELLAELQRLADELESTPKMTDMRDHGKFSPTTYHTRFGSWNAALEAAGLTPNRQSSTEVEPNNGQNSDV comes from the coding sequence ATGCCTGAACGTATTCCGGACGATGAATTGTTAAGGGAACTCCAGCAACTTGCTCACAAACTCGGAACTACGCCGAAGGTGCAAGATATGCGTGACCATGGCGCATTTACCGCAAAGACATATCAAAAGCGATTCGGGTCGTGGACCGATGCGCTTGCCGCGGCTGGCTTTGAGCCAAACAAACGCGGACCAGCTAAAATCCCCGCCGATGCGTTAGCCGAAGAACTCCAGCAACTCGCGGATGAACTCGGGACAACGCCGACGAAGACTGATATGGCCGACCATGGACGGTTCAGCGCGAAGGTCTATCAGGAACGGTTTGACTCATGGAACAACGCAATCATGGCGGCCGGATTGTCAGTCAACAGCCAACAGCCTGCCGAACTCGCAGCTGATGAATTACTAGCGGAGCTTCAACGGCTTGCTGATGAGCTTGAATCGACACCCAAAATGACCGACATGCGTGACCACGGCAAATTCAGTCCAACGACATATCATACTCGGTTCGGGTCATGGAATGCCGCCCTTGAAGCAGCAGGATTGACGCCCAACCGACAGAGCTCTACTGAGGTTGAGCCAAATAACGGACAAAATAGCGATGTATGA
- a CDS encoding tyrosine-type recombinase/integrase — translation MDETNLEPMTPEEALELYLQDRRTDLTKASLQAHRYRLNHLIRWCDEEGIDNLNGLSGRDMHRYKLWRRDDGDLNKVTVKTQMDTVRVFIRWCEAIDAVQPDLSDKVVSPTLDDGDNQREVMLESDRAERILNYLARFHYASFDHVTVLLLWHTGMRTGAIYGLDVDDYDLENQRLQTHHRPDRGTPLKNKAKGERLIALNTELCQVIEDWMSHNRPDTVDEYGRCPLITTSQGRATKSTIRDRVYRWTRPCVISGECPHNRDMETCVARDDHKKAYYDCPSVVSPHAIRRGSITHHLTEEVPEKVVSDRMNVGPDVLEKHYDQRTEEEKVEQRRTYLDNI, via the coding sequence TACCGTCTGAACCATCTCATTCGATGGTGCGACGAGGAGGGTATCGACAACCTGAACGGTCTCAGTGGCCGTGACATGCACCGCTATAAGCTCTGGCGGCGAGATGATGGAGACCTCAACAAAGTCACGGTAAAGACACAGATGGATACAGTCCGAGTATTCATTCGCTGGTGTGAAGCCATCGACGCTGTTCAACCCGACCTCTCAGACAAGGTGGTCTCTCCGACGTTGGATGACGGAGATAACCAACGAGAAGTGATGTTAGAGTCCGACCGAGCAGAGAGAATCCTCAACTATCTTGCTCGCTTCCACTACGCGTCATTTGACCATGTGACGGTTCTCTTGCTCTGGCATACCGGAATGCGAACCGGGGCCATCTATGGACTCGACGTTGACGACTATGACTTGGAAAACCAACGGCTTCAGACCCACCATCGCCCAGACCGAGGGACACCGTTGAAAAACAAAGCGAAGGGAGAGCGATTGATAGCTCTGAATACAGAGCTCTGTCAAGTCATAGAGGACTGGATGAGCCACAATCGACCGGATACAGTTGATGAGTATGGAAGATGTCCGCTTATTACTACTTCACAGGGACGAGCCACAAAAAGTACTATTCGAGACCGGGTCTACCGATGGACGCGCCCATGTGTGATTTCAGGGGAATGTCCCCACAACAGAGACATGGAGACATGCGTAGCCCGCGATGACCACAAGAAGGCATACTACGACTGTCCATCTGTCGTGAGTCCTCATGCTATTCGACGGGGCTCCATCACCCATCATCTTACCGAAGAGGTACCCGAGAAGGTTGTCAGCGACCGGATGAACGTCGGACCAGACGTGTTGGAAAAGCACTATGACCAACGGACGGAGGAGGAAAAAGTAGAACAGCGGCGGACATATCTCGACAACATCTAA